From a single Methanomicrobium sp. W14 genomic region:
- the ablB gene encoding putative beta-lysine N-acetyltransferase, whose amino-acid sequence MIRDEICTILNSVVQHGDYNDRVYLMKLSDSDYPGIIKLIDKLAEEKGYSKSFAKVPEHMREGFLSDGYIQEGIIPGMYRGFCDGCFLSKYYNTVRGIPKGKIIGQKDLESSEGKFTESSVSSGMKDQKNNLSDGFTARRADEKDSGLLADLFSKVFESYPFPVDSPEYIRKTMDFGTVYFGVQSEETKEFVAASSAETDIDSLSAEMTDFATDPAFRGKGFAGFLLFLMEEEMKKRGITMSYTIARASFLPVNRLFYDRCYRFAGTLVNNTNICGSFESMNLWYKKL is encoded by the coding sequence ATGATCAGGGATGAAATCTGCACTATTCTGAACTCTGTTGTCCAGCACGGAGATTACAATGACCGTGTGTACCTAATGAAATTATCAGACTCTGACTATCCCGGAATAATAAAACTGATTGACAAACTTGCAGAGGAAAAAGGGTATTCAAAGTCTTTTGCAAAAGTTCCGGAACATATGAGAGAAGGATTTTTGTCAGACGGCTATATCCAGGAAGGTATAATCCCCGGTATGTACAGGGGTTTTTGTGACGGGTGCTTCCTTTCAAAGTATTATAACACTGTAAGGGGTATTCCCAAAGGAAAAATCATTGGACAAAAAGACCTTGAATCATCAGAGGGAAAGTTTACAGAAAGCTCTGTTTCTTCTGGCATGAAAGATCAAAAGAATAATCTTTCGGACGGCTTTACCGCCAGGAGGGCTGATGAGAAGGATTCAGGTCTGCTTGCAGACCTGTTTTCAAAAGTTTTTGAAAGCTATCCCTTCCCCGTTGATTCTCCGGAGTACATAAGGAAAACGATGGACTTTGGAACCGTCTATTTTGGTGTGCAAAGTGAAGAAACCAAGGAATTCGTTGCAGCTTCTTCCGCGGAGACAGACATTGATTCATTAAGTGCTGAGATGACAGATTTTGCAACTGACCCTGCATTTAGGGGAAAAGGTTTCGCAGGTTTTCTTCTTTTCCTGATGGAGGAAGAGATGAAAAAAAGAGGGATTACAATGTCATACACCATTGCAAGGGCAAGTTTTCTTCCTGTAAACCGCCTTTTTTATGACAGGTGCTACAGATTCGCCGGTACTCTTGTCAACAACACAAATATCTGCGGGTCATTTGAGTCGATGAACCTGTGGTATAAAAAACTTTAA
- the ribH gene encoding 6,7-dimethyl-8-ribityllumazine synthase gives MTIKLGFVVAEFNRDLTYMMELEGGEHAKFLGAEVVQRIYVPGVYDMPLAIKKLLKEDNIDAVVTIGCIIEGATQHDEVIAAQAARKIIDLSLEYDKPVALGISGPGMTRIEASDRIDYAKRAVESAVKMVQRL, from the coding sequence ATGACAATAAAACTTGGATTCGTTGTCGCAGAGTTCAACCGCGACCTGACATATATGATGGAGCTTGAAGGCGGGGAACACGCAAAATTCCTCGGAGCGGAAGTTGTCCAGAGAATATACGTTCCTGGCGTATATGACATGCCGCTTGCGATAAAAAAGCTTTTGAAAGAGGATAATATAGATGCGGTCGTGACAATCGGCTGTATCATCGAGGGTGCGACCCAGCACGATGAAGTTATTGCTGCTCAGGCGGCAAGAAAAATAATAGACCTCTCGCTTGAGTATGACAAGCCTGTCGCACTTGGTATATCAGGACCGGGAATGACACGCATTGAGGCGTCGGACAGGATAGACTATGCAAAGCGTGCGGTCGAGTCCGCCGTGAAGATGGTCCAGAGACTTTAA
- a CDS encoding pyridoxal phosphate-dependent aminotransferase, with translation MKELSEKISKIPSSATIEITDKARKMKAEGKDVISLSIGEPDFDTPAHITQACIDALKNGKTHYEASQGLLELRKAISEKLSFENRIPSDPSQIVVACGAKDNIYEAMEACLNPEDEVLILDPSWVSYEPSVRIAGARPVHHSLRAGDFQADDTILEKINKKTKMIVFNTPSNPTGSVMNKASLTLIKDICEDNDILALSDEIYEKLIYENEHISIASLGDMHERTITVNGFSKAYAMTGWRLGYACAPLNITKAMTRVQQHTISHPASFAMWGGLAALKGPQACVEDMRQEFDRRRKFLISELNRAGYETAPAQGAFYAFLKVCGDDMKVCDEWLTKALVATTPGTAFCSPGWVRISYAAGMDTLKEAVRRISETG, from the coding sequence ATGAAGGAACTCTCTGAAAAAATTTCAAAAATACCCTCGTCTGCAACAATTGAGATAACAGACAAGGCCAGAAAAATGAAAGCCGAAGGAAAGGACGTCATATCACTTTCCATAGGTGAGCCTGACTTTGACACCCCCGCCCATATCACGCAGGCGTGCATTGATGCGCTGAAGAACGGGAAAACGCACTACGAGGCAAGCCAGGGGCTTTTAGAGCTTCGCAAGGCAATATCGGAAAAACTGTCCTTTGAAAACAGGATTCCGTCCGACCCTTCGCAGATTGTTGTTGCCTGCGGGGCAAAGGACAACATTTACGAGGCTATGGAGGCCTGCCTGAACCCTGAGGACGAGGTTTTGATACTCGATCCTTCATGGGTCAGTTATGAGCCTTCCGTAAGGATTGCCGGTGCCCGTCCTGTTCATCATTCACTGCGTGCCGGTGACTTTCAGGCCGATGATACAATTCTTGAAAAGATAAACAAAAAGACGAAGATGATAGTCTTTAATACTCCTTCAAATCCTACAGGCTCTGTTATGAATAAGGCTTCTCTCACCCTTATAAAGGACATCTGCGAGGACAACGATATTCTTGCCCTTTCTGACGAAATATACGAGAAGCTGATATACGAAAATGAGCACATCTCAATTGCGTCTTTAGGGGATATGCACGAGAGGACCATAACAGTGAACGGTTTTTCCAAGGCGTATGCAATGACAGGCTGGAGGCTGGGGTATGCCTGTGCACCTTTGAACATTACAAAGGCGATGACCAGAGTTCAGCAGCATACCATAAGCCATCCCGCATCATTTGCGATGTGGGGAGGTCTTGCAGCTCTTAAAGGTCCCCAGGCCTGCGTGGAGGATATGAGACAGGAGTTTGACAGGCGCCGGAAGTTTCTGATATCAGAGCTTAACAGGGCCGGATATGAGACCGCACCGGCACAGGGAGCGTTTTACGCTTTTCTAAAAGTCTGCGGTGACGACATGAAAGTCTGCGATGAGTGGCTTACAAAGGCGTTAGTCGCAACTACTCCCGGAACGGCGTTCTGTTCACCGGGCTGGGTCAGAATATCATACGCTGCCGGTATGGACACACTTAAAGAGGCTGTACGCCGGATAAGTGAGACCGGGTAA
- a CDS encoding small multi-drug export protein, which produces MTAGETEEKSYFFQVSRAGKILFNFILPFIVAGLYFFITYLILPYESFEKLMGLMVINLIPPAGKESIIPLGIAFGIPWWVVASSTMMMDICGAIFMALNFDLALKIPVLGGWIKGVMKGGENFFESHKWLEKLSEVGLVLFVVVPFQGSGGIGGTLVGRMMGLSKLKVLASISLGAFIGSFSIALGVVYFIDIFRFDPVLAAVLLSALMLVIASLYLLRERHRKRLREGLRKKRKFL; this is translated from the coding sequence ATGACTGCGGGAGAAACGGAGGAAAAATCTTATTTTTTTCAGGTTTCCCGTGCCGGAAAAATTCTTTTTAACTTTATCCTGCCTTTTATAGTTGCAGGACTTTACTTTTTTATAACGTATCTTATACTTCCGTATGAAAGTTTTGAAAAGCTGATGGGGCTTATGGTCATAAACCTTATTCCCCCTGCCGGAAAGGAGAGCATAATTCCGCTGGGGATTGCTTTCGGGATTCCGTGGTGGGTTGTCGCCTCCTCGACGATGATGATGGACATCTGCGGGGCTATTTTTATGGCCTTAAACTTTGATCTTGCACTAAAAATCCCTGTTCTCGGAGGATGGATAAAAGGGGTTATGAAAGGCGGGGAAAATTTCTTTGAATCACACAAATGGCTTGAAAAGCTCTCCGAAGTGGGACTTGTGCTCTTTGTCGTTGTCCCGTTTCAGGGGTCAGGGGGAATTGGAGGGACCCTTGTCGGCAGGATGATGGGGCTTTCAAAACTCAAAGTTCTTGCTTCGATATCCCTGGGTGCGTTTATAGGCTCGTTTTCGATAGCTCTTGGAGTAGTTTACTTCATAGACATCTTCAGGTTTGACCCTGTCTTAGCGGCGGTATTATTGTCTGCTCTGATGCTTGTAATAGCGTCCTTATATCTTTTGAGGGAGAGGCACCGCAAAAGGCTGCGCGAGGGTCTCAGGAAAAAGAGAAAATTTTTATGA
- a CDS encoding small multi-drug export protein, with protein sequence MDTAPGNGSVNLARAGKALFNLVIPFIVLGIYIFILYVSLPEAVYISLLGLMFIYFIPPAGKESVIPIGISLGMPWWIIGTSVAMMDIISTLFMILNFDLALKIPVLGDRWMKSFMEHGGEFFSKHRWIERFSSFGLAVFVMIPMQGTGGVATPIVGKMIGIPGKNVFLAVVAGSLSGCYIIALGSEYIKDLFLIDIRYGIAAVAVTAVVILTVYYAWTRKKKRLRERAL encoded by the coding sequence ATGGATACGGCACCGGGCAACGGATCGGTTAATCTGGCAAGAGCCGGAAAAGCGTTATTTAACCTGGTAATACCGTTTATTGTCCTTGGGATTTACATTTTTATCTTATACGTGTCTCTCCCTGAGGCGGTGTACATCTCGCTTCTCGGGCTTATGTTTATTTATTTTATTCCGCCGGCGGGAAAAGAGTCAGTAATTCCTATAGGTATATCCCTTGGAATGCCCTGGTGGATTATAGGCACTTCGGTTGCGATGATGGATATTATATCAACGCTTTTTATGATACTGAATTTTGATCTTGCGCTTAAAATACCGGTACTTGGTGACCGGTGGATGAAGTCTTTCATGGAGCACGGGGGGGAATTTTTTTCAAAACACCGCTGGATTGAAAGATTTTCCTCTTTCGGGCTTGCGGTATTTGTGATGATTCCAATGCAGGGGACAGGGGGTGTTGCAACACCTATTGTTGGGAAGATGATAGGAATACCGGGAAAAAACGTTTTTCTGGCAGTAGTTGCAGGTTCTCTCTCAGGGTGCTATATCATCGCGCTTGGTTCGGAATACATAAAAGATCTGTTCTTAATTGACATCCGGTATGGAATTGCGGCTGTAGCTGTAACAGCGGTTGTTATTCTTACAGTGTACTATGCCTGGACACGGAAAAAGAAAAGGCTCAGGGAACGGGCATTATAA
- a CDS encoding arsenate reductase ArsC, whose translation MTERKKVLFICSHNAGRSQMGEAVLNSGYQDKYEAFSAGINPAPVINPHTLGVLKEAGIDINGKKPKKLDFYRGMTFDSVVLMCECSGDIPEIPKHRDLVKKIFYNPSEFTGSEEEIMDGFRSVLSDISKWVDEYFGGIEEK comes from the coding sequence ATGACAGAGAGAAAAAAAGTTCTTTTTATCTGCAGCCATAACGCCGGTAGGTCGCAGATGGGGGAAGCGGTGTTAAACTCCGGATACCAGGACAAATATGAGGCATTCAGCGCCGGAATCAATCCGGCACCTGTTATAAACCCGCATACTCTCGGGGTTTTAAAGGAAGCCGGAATCGATATAAACGGGAAAAAACCTAAAAAACTTGATTTTTACAGAGGGATGACCTTCGATTCCGTTGTCTTAATGTGCGAATGCAGCGGTGACATACCTGAAATTCCTAAACATCGTGACCTTGTGAAAAAAATATTTTATAATCCTTCAGAGTTTACAGGCTCCGAAGAGGAGATTATGGACGGGTTTAGGAGTGTCCTGAGTGATATCTCCAAATGGGTTGATGAATACTTTGGCGGAATAGAGGAAAAATGA
- a CDS encoding DUF2703 domain-containing protein, translating to MMKQIDVVLLKNPSRKGYMPVCSDTLRSPRDVSYDMSSFLAGKGIEINFSEKEENIDGERAFQILINEKTLEELVPLPDPSKYCGMSCESCGSAKKNFESSCPRFYTEVPESVLRLAIRKESSFI from the coding sequence ATGATGAAACAAATAGATGTTGTATTATTAAAAAACCCCTCGCGCAAAGGGTATATGCCGGTTTGTTCTGATACCCTGAGAAGCCCGCGTGACGTTTCTTATGATATGAGCTCTTTTCTGGCCGGAAAAGGAATTGAAATAAATTTCAGTGAAAAAGAGGAGAATATTGATGGTGAGAGGGCGTTTCAGATCCTTATAAACGAAAAGACCCTTGAAGAACTCGTCCCCCTCCCCGATCCTTCAAAATACTGTGGAATGTCATGCGAAAGTTGCGGCAGTGCGAAAAAAAACTTTGAGAGCAGTTGTCCGCGTTTCTATACTGAAGTGCCTGAGTCGGTATTAAGGCTTGCGATAAGAAAAGAGTCCTCTTTTATTTAG
- a CDS encoding hybrid sensor histidine kinase/response regulator, translating to MNLQTRVVVIFLCLALLVIFLVGVILPVTLNQHSLNAITKSSDEYLKLIDYSFSDYLNSTKGDVYQLSLQSEMVIRNNRDLEKLSCSEKNYMNESFLQVEDELEETLYNYYITHQHVNYVYFGTDSGDFIRSPDLSGSTAGYDPRERPWYTLAEENPESVVITEPYLSLTSSDLNLVVAKALTDEKGSVYGVVGAGITLAEMGNYLTGFEPIKNGKIVITDSNGTILSEENISGSFGNIDSILKEKSPEFLDNDSGVILSDGNYLIYRTSPGSGWKIGVIIPSVEIQKETNDVVFTVLVSLILSLVILGVLSILVLNNEIIRPLSRLTKISRNIAETGDLNQDIPVGGTGEIFVLADAFRKMVGRIKLEEEKLNIAVKYEKKAKSDLKKAHAELEEKVTERTRELAEANENLKNLDSLKSMFIASMSHELRTPLNSIIGFTVVLLKGWSGEINDEQKKQLKIIENSSRHLLSLINDVIDISKIEADKIQLSITSFDLVPLINDVILSFREAAEDQNIEMKSDLPETLVISGDERRVRQILINFVSNALKFTDAGKIMVKAGISAEGCYISVKDTGIGIPEDQMKNLFKAFSRISTEGRLTEGTGLGLYLSNKLALALKGRIVASSTPGKGSEFILILPLKEGDDD from the coding sequence ATGAATCTTCAGACAAGGGTTGTGGTGATTTTTTTGTGCCTTGCACTGCTTGTAATATTCCTTGTCGGAGTAATTCTTCCTGTAACTCTGAACCAGCACAGTCTTAATGCGATAACAAAAAGTTCGGACGAATACCTAAAACTAATAGACTACTCTTTTTCAGACTATCTCAATTCAACGAAAGGTGATGTTTATCAGCTTTCCCTGCAGTCTGAAATGGTTATACGGAATAACAGGGATTTGGAAAAGTTATCATGCAGTGAAAAAAACTATATGAATGAAAGTTTTCTGCAGGTAGAGGATGAACTGGAAGAGACACTTTATAACTATTACATTACCCACCAGCATGTGAATTATGTCTATTTTGGAACTGACAGCGGAGATTTCATAAGGTCACCTGACCTTTCCGGAAGCACTGCGGGATACGATCCAAGGGAGAGACCATGGTACACCCTCGCAGAGGAAAATCCTGAATCTGTCGTTATAACGGAGCCTTACCTTTCTTTGACATCGTCTGATCTGAATTTGGTTGTTGCAAAGGCGCTGACTGACGAAAAAGGCAGTGTTTACGGCGTTGTAGGTGCCGGTATAACCCTTGCCGAAATGGGAAATTATCTCACCGGTTTTGAACCCATAAAAAACGGGAAAATAGTAATTACTGACAGTAATGGCACAATCCTTTCAGAAGAGAATATTTCAGGAAGTTTTGGCAATATTGACAGTATTTTAAAAGAAAAATCCCCCGAATTCCTTGATAACGACAGTGGTGTCATTTTATCTGACGGAAATTACCTGATATACCGCACGTCGCCGGGTTCGGGGTGGAAGATAGGAGTCATAATCCCTTCTGTAGAAATACAGAAAGAGACCAATGATGTGGTGTTTACTGTTCTTGTCTCCCTTATATTATCTCTTGTTATTCTTGGTGTATTGTCTATTCTGGTCCTGAACAATGAGATAATAAGACCACTCTCCAGACTTACAAAGATCAGCAGAAATATTGCAGAGACTGGTGATTTGAATCAGGACATCCCGGTCGGAGGAACAGGTGAAATTTTTGTCCTGGCAGATGCCTTCAGAAAAATGGTCGGGAGGATAAAACTGGAAGAAGAAAAACTGAATATTGCTGTAAAGTATGAAAAAAAGGCAAAATCAGATCTTAAAAAAGCTCACGCCGAACTTGAGGAGAAAGTCACGGAAAGGACACGTGAACTTGCAGAAGCAAACGAGAACCTGAAAAATCTCGACAGTCTTAAGTCAATGTTTATAGCCTCAATGAGCCATGAGTTGAGGACACCTTTAAACTCCATAATCGGGTTTACCGTGGTTCTCCTTAAAGGGTGGAGCGGAGAAATAAACGACGAACAGAAAAAACAGCTGAAAATCATTGAAAACAGTTCCCGTCATCTTTTAAGCCTCATAAATGATGTCATAGACATAAGCAAAATCGAGGCCGACAAGATTCAGCTTTCAATAACTTCATTCGATCTGGTCCCGCTTATCAATGATGTCATATTGTCATTCCGTGAGGCTGCAGAAGACCAGAACATTGAAATGAAGTCTGATTTGCCTGAAACTCTCGTGATATCAGGAGACGAAAGAAGAGTTAGGCAGATCCTGATAAATTTCGTGAGCAATGCCCTGAAGTTTACCGACGCCGGAAAAATCATGGTGAAGGCGGGGATATCAGCTGAAGGCTGCTACATCTCAGTAAAGGATACTGGTATAGGAATTCCCGAGGACCAGATGAAAAATCTTTTCAAAGCATTTTCTAGAATTTCGACGGAAGGACGTCTGACAGAAGGTACCGGTCTTGGCCTGTATCTTTCGAATAAGCTGGCTCTGGCGCTTAAAGGCAGAATTGTTGCAAGCAGCACCCCTGGCAAAGGGAGTGAATTTATCCTGATTTTGCCGTTGAAGGAGGGGGATGATGATTAA
- a CDS encoding response regulator, whose translation MMIKILIVEDNPNNFYLIQFILQKNGFEVIWAKTGEEGVVMASGEKPSLILMDIQLPGIDGYEATRRIRENKALSEIPIIAVTSYAMTGDREKSLRLGCTGYIEKPIDPDKIVSQIMKFLD comes from the coding sequence ATGATGATTAAAATTCTTATTGTGGAGGATAATCCCAACAATTTTTATCTGATTCAGTTTATTTTACAAAAGAACGGATTTGAGGTAATCTGGGCAAAAACAGGAGAGGAAGGTGTTGTTATGGCTTCCGGGGAGAAGCCTTCACTTATACTTATGGACATTCAGCTCCCGGGAATTGACGGATATGAAGCGACACGCAGAATAAGGGAGAATAAGGCCCTGTCCGAAATTCCTATAATTGCAGTAACCTCATATGCGATGACAGGTGATCGTGAAAAGAGTCTCAGGCTTGGTTGTACGGGATACATAGAAAAGCCGATAGACCCGGATAAAATTGTCAGCCAGATAATGAAGTTTCTGGATTAG
- a CDS encoding response regulator yields MKVLVVDDLNENRYLLESVLKSRGYEVITAANGEDALNSLNKSKPDLIISDILMPKMDGFQLCREVKSDENLKDIPFVFYTAAYTSPEDQKFGLDLGADRYIIKPVDPDEFLKIIDGMLKNPDIIAPMKKSSTSESEEEYLKKYTKRVLSQLETKIEELEKKNADLLKSQNALKESENKFHILYNSIMEAVLFYEVKPNKMPGRILEVNETACKNFGYSYEEFLKKNIDDLYVVPPGEDYIDYFATPGEESRYSFEEKMKKKDSTVFPVYIKAGLIEIRDTVYGLCLIRDISREKESRRREAEALKDIEDNLATSAILNDAIRNPLAVISGYAEICNDEISDKILSQVKEINDIITRLDRGWLQSAKIREFLKKHYDFSDK; encoded by the coding sequence ATGAAAGTACTTGTTGTGGATGATTTAAATGAGAACAGGTACCTGCTTGAGTCTGTGCTGAAAAGTCGAGGATATGAGGTTATAACTGCTGCAAACGGAGAGGACGCGCTGAATTCTCTTAATAAATCAAAGCCTGACCTGATAATAAGTGACATTCTGATGCCGAAAATGGACGGATTTCAGCTTTGCCGGGAGGTGAAAAGCGATGAAAATCTTAAGGACATCCCCTTTGTCTTTTATACCGCGGCATATACTTCACCAGAAGACCAGAAATTCGGCCTTGACCTCGGCGCTGACAGATATATAATAAAACCCGTAGACCCTGACGAATTCCTGAAAATAATTGACGGCATGCTTAAAAACCCGGATATAATTGCACCCATGAAAAAATCCAGTACTAGCGAGTCGGAAGAGGAATATCTTAAGAAATACACAAAAAGAGTCCTTTCTCAGCTTGAAACAAAGATCGAAGAGCTTGAAAAAAAGAATGCAGACCTTCTGAAATCCCAGAATGCCCTGAAGGAAAGCGAAAATAAATTTCATATACTTTATAACAGCATCATGGAGGCTGTCCTGTTTTATGAGGTCAAACCCAATAAAATGCCGGGCAGGATTCTTGAGGTAAACGAAACGGCATGCAAAAATTTTGGATATTCGTATGAAGAGTTTCTAAAAAAAAATATTGACGACCTCTATGTAGTGCCTCCCGGAGAGGACTATATTGATTATTTTGCAACTCCCGGCGAAGAGAGCAGGTATTCCTTCGAGGAAAAAATGAAAAAGAAGGACAGCACAGTATTTCCGGTTTACATCAAGGCCGGGCTTATTGAGATCAGAGATACTGTCTACGGGCTGTGCCTGATACGTGATATCTCCAGGGAAAAGGAGAGCCGTAGAAGAGAGGCAGAAGCACTGAAGGATATAGAGGACAACCTTGCCACAAGTGCAATATTAAACGATGCAATAAGAAATCCGCTGGCTGTCATTTCCGGCTATGCAGAAATATGTAATGACGAAATCTCTGATAAGATTCTTAGCCAGGTCAAAGAAATAAACGACATAATCACAAGACTTGACAGAGGATGGCTTCAGTCTGCAAAAATTCGCGAATTTTTAAAAAAGCATTATGATTTCAGCGACAAATAA
- a CDS encoding YIP1 family protein, whose translation MFREILLSPKEFFDELVNKPESLKYPALIVLVTGIITGISAALLAGASSDILPPEASFMSGVLPFIGFFVGLIGSFVMWVIWAAVMHIISIPLKGKGSFSRTLEITGYGIVPQIFGTVIATVLTYAHVSSLSLSPVSTSAEVEAATQLMSTGPLMTASAVVSVIFLLWSANVWIFGFIKCRRMEFKGAAIAVGIPILVDLVFVLTSVV comes from the coding sequence ATGTTTCGGGAAATTCTGTTGTCCCCAAAGGAATTTTTTGATGAGCTTGTAAATAAGCCTGAAAGCCTGAAATACCCGGCGTTAATAGTCCTTGTTACAGGTATTATCACAGGAATCTCAGCTGCCCTTCTTGCAGGAGCATCCTCAGACATCCTCCCGCCTGAAGCTTCGTTTATGAGTGGTGTCCTCCCGTTCATAGGTTTTTTTGTGGGTTTAATCGGATCGTTTGTAATGTGGGTTATATGGGCGGCAGTTATGCATATAATCTCGATTCCCCTCAAAGGAAAAGGGTCTTTTTCCCGTACTCTTGAAATTACAGGATACGGTATTGTACCCCAGATATTCGGCACTGTTATTGCAACGGTTCTCACATATGCCCATGTGTCGTCGCTGTCTCTTTCCCCTGTTTCAACATCGGCGGAAGTAGAGGCCGCTACGCAACTTATGTCAACTGGTCCTCTTATGACGGCGTCTGCGGTCGTGTCGGTGATATTTCTGTTGTGGAGTGCAAATGTCTGGATATTTGGGTTTATAAAATGCAGAAGAATGGAGTTTAAGGGTGCAGCGATAGCAGTTGGCATTCCTATCCTTGTTGACCTTGTATTTGTTTTAACGTCAGTTGTCTGA